A stretch of DNA from Acidobacteriota bacterium:
CTTTGAGTTCGTCATTGTCCAAACCCAAATGCACGATCAATATCGTCACGCCGGGTTTCAGGTTGCGCAGCAAATCGTGATACGCCTTTTTACGTTCGGCAGCCGTCTTGCCCGGCACGCCTGTCACTAGATAATCCAACAGCACAAAACCATCCGCCTCGATCTTGCGCAACGCAGCCTCACCAATCGGCGAACCGGAGGCTTTGCCATACGCCAGCGCTTCGGGTGTCGCGCGCATCACCATCACCGGGATGCCGTACTCTTTGCCGAGCTTGGTGTACACGTCAAAGAAATCCTGCCGCGTATACAGCGTGCCCATGTGCGTGTCCAGGTGCGTGGGCTTGATGCCGAATTGCCGCGCGCGTTCGATCTGCGCGCGAATCTCGGTCTCAATTTCCTGCGGTGTCGCGTGCTTGGCCGTATCCGCTTCCGAACGCCACATGTAGCCTTCGGGGTCGAGCAAGCCTTTGACCTGATCGGGCGGCGCGACCGGACGCCAGCGGAAATACTTCCACTCGCTGGTCAGCGTCAGATGCAGGCCGAAATCCACTTCGGGATGCTCGCGCGCGTAGGCAGCAATTTCCGGCATCCAGGGGCAAGGAATCATGATGCTCGCCGAAGTGACCATCCCGTGTTTGAGCGCCTCCATCGTCGCCAGGTTGACCGCATGCGACATGCCCACGTCATCGGCATGCACGATCAGCACTTTGTCATCGGGGCCGAAGCCGAGTTGTTGTGCGGTGTTTTGCGCGAAAGCGGCGGGCGCGAAAAGAGTAAGTGTTATGAGTATTGCGAAACGAAAATTCATACGTTGAAACCTTTCCGTCGGTTGAATTTCAGCAAGGAAAGCTTGACCCCTCATGTGCTTACCGCTTGCCCGGCGGCCAGGCGAAAAAGAGCGCCGACACCTGACAACTGAACCCTGGCAAGAGCGGCGAACTGAGTTTGTCCTGCGCTCCCAGCGTGCTGACGTGCCGCAACCGCAAACGTGCGCGCCGGTAAATTTCGACCTGCCGGCCAATCCAATCTACGATCCAATATTCCTGTACCCCACGCCGCGAATAGAGTTTGAGCTTGGCTTTGCGGTCACGGTCTTCGTTCTGTTTGCCGGGCGAGAGCACTTCGACAACCAATTCGGGCGCGTGGCGGAAATGGCCGGAGTCGTCCAGCGCATTGACCAAACGTTCACGGCCGATCCACACCACATCCGGTTCGACATCATCGTCATCGGCAAAAACCAAACCGGGATTAATGACGACTTCGCCCAGTTGGCTTTGTTGATTCCAGTCGAACAGGTAATGGCTAAGCGCCGTGCAAGAGTATTGATGCTCAAAGGTGGATGATCTGGACACAAACAACTCTCCTTCGATGATCTCGTAATGTTTGCCTTCATTGCTGTCCAGCAGCAGCAAGTCTTCCGAGGTGAATTTCGGCGCGGCCATTTCCGCCTTCGTGGCTTTCGGTTTGGTAAGTTTTGGCGCCGGTTTCGGGATCAGTATGCGTTGCGGTGTTGCCATAGATACTCCTCGCTTACAGATTGCGCTTTTTCAATTCGCTGACCAAATGCTCGCACGCCCGCACCGTAATTGCCATCATCGTCAGGGTCGGATTCTGACAGCCTTGCGAAACGAAAGCCGCACCATCGGTGACAAAGACATTCGGTGAGTCCCAGACACGATTGAACGGATCGAGCACAGACTTTTTCGGATCGCTGCCCATGCGCGCCGTGCCGACTTCGTGAATGCACAGACCGGGGTTGGCGAGTTGCGCATTGCCGCCTTCGACTTTCCAGCCAGCGGCTTCGGCCATTTCGTTAAGCGTGGCGAACTGGTCTTTGGACATCGCACGCTCGTTGTCGCTGTAGCTGCAATCAATGTGCGCGACGGGAATTCCCCAGGCGTCTTTGACTTCTTTGTTGATCGTCACGCGGTTTTCCGGGCGTGAGAGCATTTCGCCGAAGGCTCCCAGCCAGAAGCTGGCCGGGGCATTGGTCTCACGCACCGTTTGTTTGAAGCGCGGGCCGAAGCCGGGGAAGCTTTTCAGGTGCGGATGCAGCATGGTTTTGTTGGCTTCGCCCTGAATGCCATAGCCGCGCAGGAAATCTTTGTGCTTGTCGAAGACATTGCGGAACTTCGGAATATAAATGCCATTGTTGCGCCCTTCCGAAAAATCGTAGCCGTATTGCGCTGTGTCGGGCACAGTGCCGGTGACGCTGACCGAATAAGTGTGATCCATCAGATGTCGGCCCAACACGCCGGATGAATTACCGAAGCCTTCGGGGTGTTGGCGCGTAGCCGAATTCAGCAGGATGCGCGTGGATTCAATCGTCGAGGCGCAGAGCACGACGACTTTGGCAAAGGCTTCGTAGGACTTCTTCGTCACTTGATCAATGTATGCGACGCCCTTGGCTCTGGCGGTGTTCGTGTCCACGACCAAATGACTGACGACAGCATTAGTGCGCAGCGTCAGCCGCTTCGTTTTCATGGCGGCGGGCAGCGTCGAACCGGGCGTGTTGAACATGGAATTGGTCGAGCAGCCGCGTTCGCAATGGCCGCAATAATGACAAGCGGCGCGCCCGTTGTGTGGCTTGGTCAACATCGCCACGCGGCCCATGATCACTTTGCGCTGTGGCCAGTTCTTTTCAACGGCCTTTTTTAACGCGCGCTCAGCGCAGGTCATCGCCATCGGCGGCAGAAAAACCGAATCGGGCAACTGTGGCAGGCCTTCCGTCGCGCCACTGATGCCGACGAAGCGTTCGACGTGTTCGTAGTACGGCGCGAGTTCTTGCAAACCAAGCGGCCAATCTTCACCATGTCCATCGCGCGAGGCGGCTTTGAATTCATAATCGCTCAGCCGGTACGACTGGCGGCCCCACATAATCGAACGCCCGCCCACGTGCCGCCCGCGAATCCAGTCGAAGCCTTTGCCTGCCGGTGTCGTGTACGGATTGTCCACGTCGTCTACAAAAAGGTGATTGCCGTATTCGGTGCAGGCGTAGCATTTCGACTGAATCGGCTGGCGCGCTTTGAGCAATTCTTCTTGCGGCACTACACCGCGATATTTCAGTTCATAAGGATACGCGACCATTTTGAAATCTTTGTCGGGGTCAAGCATTTTGCCCGCTTCCAGCAAGAGGACGCGCAGCCCTTTTTCGGTCAGTTCCTTGGCCGCCCAGCCGCCGGTCGCGCCGGAACCGACGACAATCGCATCGTAGCTCGCAGTTTTCGCCATCACTTTTTCTCCTGTTGGGATCAATTCGGAATGTTGTGGCGCACAATCTAGTACAAGCCACTGGATGGGGCAATCGCGGAGACGGCACCGGGCGAGACGGTACCGCGCGCGTGAGCAAGCGGAGATTTTGCTTGAAAGCCATTGTGCATTAGCTGACGTCGCCGCTTGCTCACGCGCGCGGTACTGTTTCGCTTGTGCTCTCGCTGCCTGGCAAAGAGAATGTCACTAACTCCTAAGCAGGATCACCAATTATGTCGAATTACACTGTTATCACTTACGAGATACACGATGCCGCCGCGCACGTCACCCTCAACCGTCCCGACAAACGCAACGCCTTAAACGAGGCACTGGTCAGCGAACTCAGACAGGCGCTGACCGCCGCCGCGCAGGACGAAGCCGTCAAAGCGATCGTCATACGCGGCGCAGGCAAGGATTTCTGCGCAGGCGCTGATTTGGCCCAACTGCAAAAAATCGCGCAGGCCAACATCCTGGAAAACGTCGAAGACGCGCTCGGCTTTGCCGAATTGCTGCTGCAAATGCGGCGCATGCACAAACCCGTGATTGCCGCCGTGCACGGGCGCGCGCTGGCCGGTGGCGCGGGGCTGGCTTCGGCTTGCGATCTGGTGATTGCCGCGCGCTCGGCGCAGTTCTGCTACACCGAAGTCAAAATCGGCTTTGTGCCTGCGATGGTGATGGCGATTGCGCGGCGTAACCTGACTGAGAAACGCGCCTTTGAAATCCTGACCACGGGCAAACTGCTGAGCGCCGAAGAGGCCGCGTCGTATGGTTTCATCAATCGCGTTTGCGACGATGATGTATTTGAAGCTGAGGTCGAAGCCTTCGCTAGCGAAGTCACCAGGGTCAGCGCCTCGGCGGTGATGTTGACCAAGTATCTGCTGTATCAAACCGACGGCATGACCTTTGAACAGGCGCTGCGCACGGGCGTTGATGTCAACGCGATGGCGCGGCTGACGCCGGATTGCCAACAAGGTGTGCAGAAATTTTTGAACAAAGCATAGCGACCACAACAATGCGGTACCGGGAGCAGTAGCGACCGGGTGAAGGCTGGCGGGCATTCTAAGCGCCGAACCTCACCCAGTCGCTACTGCTCCCGGTACCGCATCAAAGAGCAAACCTGAATGAGCAGTCCCGAAAACACGCTTCAGACAACCGCGACCACTGAACTCACCCCACAAACGACCCTCACCTTAATAGGCGTCGCGCTCGGCATTTTTATGGGTGCGCTCGAAAACACTATCGTCGGTACCGCCATGCCAACCGTCATTGCGACCTTGGGCGGGATCGAAATTTATAGTTGGGTCGCCGTGGCTTATCTGCTCACTTCGACGGTGATGACGCCGATTTGGGGCAAGATGGCCGATTTACTAGGGCGGCGACCGGCGATGTTTGGCGGCTTGGCGCTGTTCATACTAGGTTCGGCGCTGTCGGGCGCGGCGCATTCGATGGGGCAATTGATCGCTTTTCGCGCCTTGCAAGGGCTGGGTTCCGGCGCGCTCTTTCCGGTTGGGATGACCATCGTGGCCGATTTGCTGACGCTGGAAAAGCGCACCAAGACCATCGCGCTCTTTAGCGGGATGTGGGGGATGGCGAGTTTGTTCGGGCCGCTAGTCGGCGGTTTTTTGACCGAACATTGGTCGTGGCGCTGGGTTTTTTATATCAACCTGCCATTCGGTATGTTGGCGGCGGGGTTGATTTGGGCCAATTACACCGAACGCCACGAGCGCCGCACCAATATCAAACTCGATTACGCGGGCACGTTGACGTTGGCGCTGGGGCTGATGGCCTTGCTGATCCTGGTCGAACGGGGCAGCGTGCTGAGCCTGCCAATCGTGCTGGGCGGCGCGTTGGTATGTGTGGCGCTCAGCGTGGCCTTCGTTTGGATCGAACGCCATAGCCCGGAGCCGTTGATCCCGCTCAAACTGTTTCGTGAACGCATGGTGCTGGCGACGACGCTGCACGGCTTGTTTGCCGGGATGCTGATGTTCGGTTCGATGTTGTATCTGCCGCTTTTTGTGCAAGGCGTGTTGGGCACTACGCCCACGGCGGCGGGCGCGATTTTGACGCCGTACATTCTTTCCTGGGTCGTCTGTTCGATCATCGGCGGGCGGATGATCTTGCGCGTGGGCTATCGCCCGGTTGTGTTGACGGGAATGTTGCTGATGATGCTGGGGGCGCTGATGCTGGCGTTTGTCTCGGCGGCCACGACACTGAATTATCTGGCCGGTTCGGTGATCTTGATGGGCATGGGCGGCGGTCTCACGCTTTCCAGTCTGATGATCGGCTCGCAACATTCGATGCCGCGTGCGTTGCTGGGTGTCGTGACTTCGACGGTGCAATTCGCGCGTAACATCGGCGCTTCGTTGGGCGTGGGCATTCTGGGCGCGGTCATGGCCTGGCGCTTACGACACGAATTGGCGCAGGGCCGTAGTGGGGAACTCACCGCGCTGGCTTTGCAACACAGCGACATTGCCGCCCTCGTCCGCCAAACGACGCGCGCGGCCTTATCTCCGGCAGCAGCGCAATTCTTGCAACAAGCGCTGGCGAATTCGTTGCGCCTGGCCTTCATTGTGGGCTTGG
This window harbors:
- a CDS encoding polysaccharide deacetylase family protein; this encodes MNFRFAILITLTLFAPAAFAQNTAQQLGFGPDDKVLIVHADDVGMSHAVNLATMEALKHGMVTSASIMIPCPWMPEIAAYAREHPEVDFGLHLTLTSEWKYFRWRPVAPPDQVKGLLDPEGYMWRSEADTAKHATPQEIETEIRAQIERARQFGIKPTHLDTHMGTLYTRQDFFDVYTKLGKEYGIPVMVMRATPEALAYGKASGSPIGEAALRKIEADGFVLLDYLVTGVPGKTAAERKKAYHDLLRNLKPGVTILIVHLGLDNDELKGITGSWQQRHADFLSFTDPETRALLKELGIKLTTWRAMGKLAWKK
- a CDS encoding Uma2 family endonuclease; the protein is MAAPKFTSEDLLLLDSNEGKHYEIIEGELFVSRSSTFEHQYSCTALSHYLFDWNQQSQLGEVVINPGLVFADDDDVEPDVVWIGRERLVNALDDSGHFRHAPELVVEVLSPGKQNEDRDRKAKLKLYSRRGVQEYWIVDWIGRQVEIYRRARLRLRHVSTLGAQDKLSSPLLPGFSCQVSALFFAWPPGKR
- a CDS encoding GMC family oxidoreductase, whose product is MAKTASYDAIVVGSGATGGWAAKELTEKGLRVLLLEAGKMLDPDKDFKMVAYPYELKYRGVVPQEELLKARQPIQSKCYACTEYGNHLFVDDVDNPYTTPAGKGFDWIRGRHVGGRSIMWGRQSYRLSDYEFKAASRDGHGEDWPLGLQELAPYYEHVERFVGISGATEGLPQLPDSVFLPPMAMTCAERALKKAVEKNWPQRKVIMGRVAMLTKPHNGRAACHYCGHCERGCSTNSMFNTPGSTLPAAMKTKRLTLRTNAVVSHLVVDTNTARAKGVAYIDQVTKKSYEAFAKVVVLCASTIESTRILLNSATRQHPEGFGNSSGVLGRHLMDHTYSVSVTGTVPDTAQYGYDFSEGRNNGIYIPKFRNVFDKHKDFLRGYGIQGEANKTMLHPHLKSFPGFGPRFKQTVRETNAPASFWLGAFGEMLSRPENRVTINKEVKDAWGIPVAHIDCSYSDNERAMSKDQFATLNEMAEAAGWKVEGGNAQLANPGLCIHEVGTARMGSDPKKSVLDPFNRVWDSPNVFVTDGAAFVSQGCQNPTLTMMAITVRACEHLVSELKKRNL
- a CDS encoding enoyl-CoA hydratase/isomerase family protein, which encodes MSNYTVITYEIHDAAAHVTLNRPDKRNALNEALVSELRQALTAAAQDEAVKAIVIRGAGKDFCAGADLAQLQKIAQANILENVEDALGFAELLLQMRRMHKPVIAAVHGRALAGGAGLASACDLVIAARSAQFCYTEVKIGFVPAMVMAIARRNLTEKRAFEILTTGKLLSAEEAASYGFINRVCDDDVFEAEVEAFASEVTRVSASAVMLTKYLLYQTDGMTFEQALRTGVDVNAMARLTPDCQQGVQKFLNKA
- a CDS encoding MFS transporter, yielding MSSPENTLQTTATTELTPQTTLTLIGVALGIFMGALENTIVGTAMPTVIATLGGIEIYSWVAVAYLLTSTVMTPIWGKMADLLGRRPAMFGGLALFILGSALSGAAHSMGQLIAFRALQGLGSGALFPVGMTIVADLLTLEKRTKTIALFSGMWGMASLFGPLVGGFLTEHWSWRWVFYINLPFGMLAAGLIWANYTERHERRTNIKLDYAGTLTLALGLMALLILVERGSVLSLPIVLGGALVCVALSVAFVWIERHSPEPLIPLKLFRERMVLATTLHGLFAGMLMFGSMLYLPLFVQGVLGTTPTAAGAILTPYILSWVVCSIIGGRMILRVGYRPVVLTGMLLMMLGALMLAFVSAATTLNYLAGSVILMGMGGGLTLSSLMIGSQHSMPRALLGVVTSTVQFARNIGASLGVGILGAVMAWRLRHELAQGRSGELTALALQHSDIAALVRQTTRAALSPAAAQFLQQALANSLRLAFIVGLVMVVIAALISMLIPAGTAHDLVHEDHQADDAATIVPEL